The following proteins come from a genomic window of Ignavibacteriota bacterium:
- a CDS encoding sigma-70 family RNA polymerase sigma factor, producing the protein MIDEQTLVEQTRNGNMNAFRQLVERYQVKIYRLAYDLSGNHLDAQDVSQDVFLKAYKSLHNFRGDSKFGTWLYRITVNTCYDHRSKKSLTMFKPTHLTDDDENSIPVEPRSTSVTPEQSAEASLIQKDIERALEQLTPREKIVFTLRHYHDLPLKEIADMLEISLGSVKTLLFRAIRRLQSELSIYREELGIE; encoded by the coding sequence GTGATTGACGAACAAACCCTCGTCGAACAAACCCGGAACGGCAATATGAACGCCTTTCGGCAGTTAGTCGAACGATATCAGGTGAAAATCTATCGCCTTGCTTATGATTTATCCGGTAACCATCTCGATGCCCAAGATGTGTCGCAGGATGTTTTCCTGAAAGCGTACAAGTCGCTCCACAATTTTCGCGGCGACTCGAAGTTCGGGACGTGGCTCTATCGTATCACGGTCAACACGTGTTACGACCATCGAAGTAAAAAATCGCTAACCATGTTCAAGCCAACTCATTTAACAGACGATGACGAGAACTCAATTCCCGTTGAGCCGCGCAGTACTTCCGTCACGCCCGAACAATCAGCAGAAGCGAGTCTCATTCAAAAAGATATTGAACGAGCGCTTGAACAATTAACGCCGCGTGAAAAAATCGTCTTCACACTCCGGCATTACCACGACCTCCCTTTGAAAGAAATTGCCGACATGTTGGAAATTTCTCTCGGCTCAGTGAAGACGTTACTCTTCCGCGCCATCAGACGATTACAGAGTGAACTTTCGATATATCGGGAAGAATTAGGAATAGAATAA
- a CDS encoding zf-HC2 domain-containing protein, producing MKQCEHYQELFVEALYDELPKEQLSELKSHLNSCAPCSAAYRKLESTLQVMSQRTRTEPDEAYWKNYWNTLDASIQKESEVKQEKRNILPLRFAWQPAWSYGIAATLLLAVGLYLGKYIFSNQETVNSQPTTVNLEQNTTVDTVISNQQFHPPQAGKEIKNQNSIPETGNRKPETNQLTRLAAQSYLDRSKVMLLGLINSEDDASLSFSRQQKISRSLLHEAADLKPRLIEPDQQRIKQLIDELEVILLQLANIEEQSDLPAIELVKKGVDEKAILLKINMEEMRAMKSKQSQKKSLTKEHKSL from the coding sequence ATGAAACAATGTGAACACTATCAGGAACTGTTCGTTGAAGCATTGTACGACGAACTCCCGAAAGAACAACTATCGGAACTGAAATCGCATCTGAACTCATGCGCACCATGTTCCGCCGCGTACCGGAAACTTGAATCAACATTACAAGTGATGAGTCAACGAACGCGAACAGAGCCGGACGAAGCATACTGGAAAAATTACTGGAACACATTGGACGCTTCGATACAAAAAGAATCCGAAGTGAAACAAGAGAAGCGGAACATTCTCCCCCTTCGTTTTGCATGGCAACCCGCATGGTCATACGGCATCGCCGCAACACTTCTGCTTGCTGTCGGATTGTATTTAGGAAAATACATTTTCAGTAACCAGGAAACCGTCAACAGTCAACCGACAACAGTCAACCTCGAACAAAACACAACCGTTGATACTGTAATCAGCAATCAGCAATTTCACCCGCCACAGGCGGGCAAGGAAATCAAAAATCAAAATTCCATTCCGGAAACCGGAAACAGGAAACCGGAAACTAATCAACTAACAAGGCTAGCCGCTCAGTCCTACTTAGACCGTTCAAAAGTCATGCTTCTCGGTCTCATCAATTCGGAAGATGATGCTTCATTAAGTTTTTCGCGACAGCAGAAAATATCCCGCTCGCTTCTCCACGAAGCCGCCGATTTGAAACCAAGACTTATCGAGCCGGACCAACAACGCATCAAACAATTGATTGATGAGTTGGAAGTAATTCTGCTTCAACTTGCCAACATCGAAGAGCAAAGCGATTTGCCGGCAATCGAACTTGTTAAAAAAGGTGTTGACGAGAAAGCGATTCTGCTAAAAATCAATATGGAAGAAATGCGTGCGATGAAGAGCAAGCAATCACAAAAGAAATCATTAACGAAAGAACATAAAAGTTTGTAA
- a CDS encoding HEAT repeat domain-containing protein gives MNLSKAHTHPTHVMLNLFQHLFKHVIRFRNKFGMTLLLILLILSSFQSFAQDTDSKAYEKAYGFVLEEQWESAKKALDAFVKEYPKSKSVTSARYWQCYVKEKSGENPEEVFKCYQNFIKAFPKSKWVDDAKGNMVRIGASLVRAGKPEYETMIDDLQSENDDDIKLAALHALRDIGDEKAFETISSLYDKTSSENIHSKIVYILGDFDSEEATKKLSEIVAKDKSIKVRRDAVYALSNKDNKTASNLLMQIIKSDNDAEVRKAALYAIGDNELNDVVAFLGELARTEKNKELAKAATYALNNNSHDNATKELKRILKEAKHSEVRTAALYALGDRNQNDIVSFLGEIARTETDKELAKAATYALNNNSSSEATKELRNILKEAKHTEVRSAALYAFGDRDDEASLGTLKEVALGDDEPELRKAAVYAIGNMDGAEAGKVLKDIIMNGKDNQVQEAAIYSMGNTDDPSAAEYLFTIATEQSNEQVAKAAVYALGNVHGNKVKETLRNIIKKAKSSEVKKAALYQIGNEDDDASISLLGTILKEETDTELQVAAIYALAGTESDDAVPYLVDAVKKDGSKKVKTAAVNALGQIGTEKARAALMEILEGKK, from the coding sequence ATGAATCTCAGTAAAGCTCACACACATCCCACTCACGTCATGCTGAATTTATTTCAGCATCTTTTCAAACACGTAATTAGATTCCGAAATAAATTCGGAATGACATTACTGTTGATATTATTAATTCTTTCGAGTTTTCAGTCATTCGCCCAAGACACCGACTCGAAAGCGTACGAGAAAGCATACGGTTTCGTTCTTGAAGAACAATGGGAAAGCGCGAAAAAAGCCTTGGATGCATTCGTCAAAGAATATCCGAAAAGCAAATCAGTGACAAGCGCTCGCTACTGGCAATGCTATGTGAAAGAGAAATCGGGAGAGAATCCAGAAGAAGTGTTCAAGTGCTATCAGAATTTCATCAAAGCATTTCCGAAGAGCAAGTGGGTTGATGATGCAAAAGGAAATATGGTTCGCATCGGAGCGTCGCTCGTCCGGGCAGGCAAACCGGAATACGAAACAATGATTGACGATTTGCAAAGCGAAAATGATGACGACATCAAACTTGCGGCGCTCCACGCTTTGCGCGATATCGGCGACGAGAAAGCGTTCGAGACGATTAGTTCGCTGTATGATAAGACATCGAGCGAGAATATCCACAGCAAAATTGTCTATATCCTCGGCGATTTCGATTCGGAGGAAGCAACAAAAAAACTGAGCGAGATTGTTGCAAAAGATAAAAGTATCAAAGTCCGTCGCGACGCGGTGTATGCACTCTCGAACAAAGACAATAAAACTGCATCGAACCTGCTGATGCAAATCATCAAATCAGATAATGATGCGGAAGTCCGGAAAGCCGCGCTCTATGCAATCGGCGATAACGAGTTGAACGATGTTGTAGCATTTCTCGGAGAACTTGCACGCACAGAGAAAAACAAAGAGCTTGCTAAAGCGGCAACATATGCGCTCAATAATAATTCTCATGACAACGCAACGAAAGAACTCAAACGAATTTTGAAAGAAGCAAAACATTCCGAGGTTCGCACCGCCGCGCTTTATGCTCTCGGAGACAGAAACCAAAACGATATCGTTTCTTTCCTTGGCGAAATTGCACGTACCGAAACGGACAAGGAGCTTGCCAAAGCGGCGACGTATGCGCTGAATAATAATTCAAGCAGTGAGGCAACGAAGGAACTCAGGAATATTCTCAAAGAAGCAAAGCATACGGAAGTCCGTTCTGCCGCATTGTATGCGTTCGGCGACCGTGATGATGAGGCATCGCTTGGAACGCTTAAGGAAGTCGCATTGGGTGATGATGAGCCGGAACTTCGGAAAGCCGCCGTCTATGCAATCGGAAATATGGATGGAGCCGAAGCAGGAAAAGTATTAAAAGACATTATCATGAACGGCAAAGATAACCAAGTTCAGGAAGCGGCAATCTATAGTATGGGAAATACTGACGATCCTTCTGCGGCTGAATATCTCTTCACTATCGCCACAGAGCAATCCAACGAACAGGTCGCCAAAGCCGCTGTGTATGCGCTCGGCAATGTACATGGAAACAAAGTTAAAGAGACGCTTCGCAATATCATCAAGAAAGCGAAATCCTCGGAGGTTAAAAAAGCGGCTCTCTATCAAATCGGAAACGAGGATGATGATGCATCCATCAGTCTGCTCGGGACAATATTGAAAGAAGAAACCGATACGGAACTTCAGGTTGCGGCAATTTATGCACTTGCAGGGACTGAAAGCGACGACGCTGTTCCCTATCTGGTTGATGCTGTGAAAAAAGACGGAAGTAAAAAAGTGAAAACTGCGGCAGTGAATGCTCTCGGTCAAATCGGGACAGAAAAAGCACGCGCCGCACTCATGGAAATTCTTGAGGGGAAAAAGTAA
- a CDS encoding HEAT repeat domain-containing protein yields MRYMLYVTRFSVYSLMFPVFSYSFLVLSLLNVACTDKSIGQEVIRINHSQINNSPNDQSLNERLEIAHNLAKKNNSKNGYWIGYCISRLMEKNSYVGAFDSRKRNTKSIFEMVYGVKNESEPTPEFDSDCGKMVYDLVEEGTIIIGDGKDAKIVKKIAVLILFEKEYVREVNISNMSLHADLDEKPLYWLEAAHDDESVELLKSMFQKTKTNEVKEDVIRAIGLHQPSDEIFLFLKNILLSKADDDVREESVFWIGQQEHEEVISLLTATAQKDNSEDVREKAVFSLSQVETETATDSLISLARKGKHAGTRSKALFWLAEKASKKALDAIKDVVFDDDEDAEVQRQALFALTQMDNHDGVNELIKIAQKHHNPKLRKEAIFWLGQSEDERAVEALVEIVKN; encoded by the coding sequence ATGCGTTATATGTTATACGTGACTCGATTTTCTGTTTACAGTTTAATGTTTCCTGTTTTCAGTTATTCTTTTCTTGTTCTTAGTTTGCTGAATGTTGCCTGCACGGATAAAAGTATCGGTCAGGAAGTTATACGAATTAACCACTCACAAATTAACAACTCACCAAATGATCAATCACTAAACGAGAGATTGGAAATTGCTCATAATCTTGCAAAGAAAAACAACAGCAAAAATGGCTACTGGATTGGCTACTGCATTTCGCGGCTGATGGAAAAGAATTCGTATGTCGGGGCGTTTGATTCGCGGAAACGAAATACCAAATCAATTTTTGAAATGGTGTACGGTGTTAAAAATGAATCTGAACCGACGCCTGAGTTTGACAGCGACTGCGGTAAGATGGTCTACGACCTCGTAGAGGAAGGAACAATCATTATTGGTGACGGAAAAGATGCTAAGATTGTCAAGAAAATTGCTGTTCTTATTTTGTTTGAAAAAGAGTACGTTCGCGAAGTGAACATAAGCAATATGTCGCTTCATGCTGATTTGGATGAGAAGCCACTGTACTGGCTCGAAGCCGCACACGATGATGAAAGTGTGGAGTTGTTGAAATCAATGTTTCAGAAAACCAAAACAAATGAAGTGAAAGAAGATGTCATCCGGGCAATTGGATTGCATCAGCCGTCTGATGAAATATTCCTTTTCCTCAAAAACATTCTCCTCAGCAAAGCAGATGATGATGTTCGGGAAGAATCTGTTTTCTGGATTGGTCAGCAGGAACACGAAGAAGTTATTTCTTTACTGACTGCAACAGCACAAAAAGATAATTCGGAAGATGTGAGAGAAAAGGCAGTGTTCTCTCTCAGTCAGGTTGAAACCGAAACGGCAACCGACTCACTCATTTCACTTGCCCGAAAAGGAAAGCACGCGGGAACACGAAGCAAGGCATTGTTCTGGCTTGCTGAGAAAGCATCGAAAAAAGCGCTCGATGCAATTAAAGATGTCGTGTTTGACGATGATGAAGATGCGGAAGTTCAACGGCAGGCGCTCTTCGCACTCACACAAATGGACAACCACGACGGCGTGAACGAACTCATCAAGATTGCACAAAAACACCACAACCCGAAACTCAGGAAAGAAGCAATCTTCTGGCTTGGACAATCAGAAGATGAACGGGCGGTGGAGGCGTTGGTGGAGATTGTGAAAAATTGA
- a CDS encoding zinc ribbon domain-containing protein, producing the protein MPNYAYRCKSCSYEFEELQRISEPVLVTCPSCKTENLVRLISGGGGLHFKGSGFYLTDYKKSNTSSAATETKATPESGTKTETKKTETKTSNSTTESK; encoded by the coding sequence ATGCCCAATTATGCGTATCGTTGCAAATCATGTTCTTACGAGTTTGAAGAACTCCAGAGAATTTCAGAACCGGTGTTAGTAACCTGTCCGTCTTGCAAAACGGAAAATCTTGTCCGCTTAATAAGCGGCGGCGGCGGACTTCACTTTAAAGGTTCCGGATTTTATTTGACGGATTATAAGAAGTCGAACACAAGTAGCGCGGCGACGGAAACGAAAGCGACGCCGGAGAGCGGGACGAAAACGGAGACGAAGAAGACGGAAACGAAAACAAGTAATTCAACCACAGAGAGTAAGTAG